From the genome of Triticum aestivum cultivar Chinese Spring chromosome 1A, IWGSC CS RefSeq v2.1, whole genome shotgun sequence:
ATGTTCAGTTTATAGGACCCAACAGGTAAATCCAGGATAGACCCTTAGAAAGGATCAAGAATGGGTCGCTCTGGCTAGAGTGCCAGGTTGCCACTTTAATGGGAAGAAGTCCTTCTATCATTTTAAAAAGATTTAGCAGTATTTCCTTATCATGACCTGGTGAAGAGAGTATGAAACATCAGCATAAAAGATTGAGTGAGCGGCTTTTTAGTTGGTTCATTTTCCAGATTCAATGATAGTGCatgcactccccccccccccccccccgccccccggaAAAGAATTATATGAGACCGGATCTCACGCGAGACCCATTTTGAtgaatgacacgtggcattcacaaatcacaaagtattCCCACACCCCATTTAAAATCAGGGGGGGAGAGaaattagatgctttgtgatttgtgaatgccacgtgtcatccatcaggacagGTCTCAtctgctaaccgtgagacctggtctcatataatccccccccccccaatatgcATGCTTTTGTGGGGACAGGCAGAACCATTGTTGCCTGATGAGAACTTCCCCCATATTGCCATCAATGTTTATGATTTCATATCCCTTAAGTAAATATTATCGATAAAGAAACAAACCTAGAGAATCATTTATTTCTTAAACTTATTATCCCTTTGAGTTTTAAATTCAGGTTTTCAAGAAATATATAAATTAATACTAGAATGGGGGATGTGGAGAAAGATGTTGGGTATGAATTACGCCAAGGAAGGGTACTGCAGAATGGAATAGTATCACAAAACTGCTTAGCAACAGTCGGACAAGCAGTGTAGCCGGGTCTTGGTGGCAGACTcatgatgatggacgagcgcaagGTGATGGTGCTATCTAGAATCATGGCGGCGTCGACAGCAGGCCTGACAAGGTCATTTCATTGACCCCTTCCCCAAAGATGGGTTCACGAAAGACGGCAGCGATGACTTATGGAGCGAGCGCATGCTGTATGCGCCAAGGGTCTGTTGGACCGGTTCTCAGGTTTTAGATGATGTGCGCAGGGGTGAGGTCAGTACGTACCAGCGGCCTTGATCATGACCACATCATCAAGCTTCTAGGTGCTGCGGCTTTTGTCGCCTAGAAGGTGGATTCGGAAGGATTGATGTAAGGCATttttgaataataataataataataataataataataataataataataatataataaaatTGACAGTGTGCATGGCTCAATGCAGAGCCGGGGTCAACTTCttttctaaaaataaataaaatggtaaattttCAACAACAAAAAAACTGTTGCCTAGTGCTGACGCGCTTCCGATCAAAACCTAGGAAGCACGGTTAAAAACAAAATGTTGAGCGCTGCATAGAGGCATGGATAAGGCAGCGACACGGAAAAACACGGCGCTAAGTTATCTCCCAGCGCTAAGCTAAGCCGGCGCTGTTACGGAAATTTGTACTGTACACCCATACCATGCTATGCATGCATGATCGCGCggcaggataagatgtactactttaTCTCCCGGCAAGGAAAAAAAATCTAGATTAGCATGGATAAGTCAGCGGGAATAACTAACAGTTGTTAGCTGCATGCGCGCATGGTGTACGCATGGTTATCTTGACATCTTTCATCTATCTCCACACACTATAAATACACAGCGAGTAACGCCTCCCATTCCCATTCACATCCACTTCCTATCCTCTCGCCTCTTCTCCATCGACTCGACCGCTTCTCGCCATGGAGCGcgcgccgctgctgccgctgctgctgctgctgcttgccgcTGCCGCCCTCGGCGTGAGCGGCACGGAGGTCGCGTACAACGACCGGGCGCTGGTCATCGACGGCGAGCGCCGCATCGTCATCTCCGGCTCCATCCACTACCCCAGGAGCACGCCGGAGGTACGCGCCTGGTGATCAACCTCTAGATCGATCCATCATCTCTCTAGTGTTCATTTCAATGAAAGAATTGTTTACACTTAGGCGTGTCGGTTTGTTGCGTGCAGATGTGGCCGGATCTGATCAGGAAGGCCAAGGAGGGCGGGCTTGACGCCATCGAGACGTACGTCTTCTGGAACGGCCACGAGCCGCGCCGCCGGGAGTACAACTTCGAGGGCAGCTACGACATTGTGCGCTTCTTCAAGGAGATCCAGGACGCCGGCATGTACGCCATCCTCCGCATCGGCCCCTACATCTGCGGCGAGTGGAACTACGGCGGCCTGCCGGCCTGGCTGCGCGAGATCTCCGGCATGCAGTTCCGGATGCACAACCACCCCTTCGAGGTATAGTACGTTTTGAATAAATTAATCATTTTCTGACGTAAAAAGAGATTATTTAGTTCAGAATAACTTATCCTGGTTCGTTAAAAAAATGCAGCGAGAAATGGAGACCTTCACGACCCTCATCGTCGACAAGCTCAAGGAGGCCAAGATGTTCGCCGGTCAGGGAGGCCCCATCATCCTCTCCCAGGTAATTAATTTGTACGAAAATAATTATATTTGACATAACGTGTGCTCTAATTAATCCAATGCTTGTTTTATTAACTGAGCTTTTTACCTTTTGTAGATCGAGAACGAGTACGGCAACATCATGGGCAAGCTCAACAACAACGAGTCCGCGTCCGAGTACATCCACTGGTGCGCCGCCATGGCCAACAAGCAGAACGTCGGCGTGCCGTGGATCATGTGCCAGCAGGACGACGACGTCCCGCCCAACGTGGTCAGTTTTTTTATTTGATTTCTTTTCCTTGGAAAACTCGTAAATTATTTAGTGCGTGTTTTGGTTTGAAACTATATTAATGAATTCTTTCAGATCAACACCTGCAACGGGTTCTACTGCCACGACTGGTTCCCCAAGAGGACCGACATCCCCAAGATGTGGACTGAGAACTGGACTGGCTGGTACGTCCATATATACTTGGTCCATTATTAATTTCTTTTTGAAAACTACAAGAGCATAGTTAGCAAGTACAACTACGTTGAATTTCAAACTGATTACATTGTACCGGCATAATCAACTAATTAGGTTCAAAGCATGGGATAAGCCAGATTTCCACCGGTCAGCCGAGGACGTTGCCTTCTCCGTCGCCATGTTCTTCCAGAAGCGTGGATCGCTCCAGAACTACTACATGGTGATTGATTTATTATAGCTATAATCCATGCTCTCTTCTACATTCCATCCTCTAGCACGCATGAACCTAATAATAATTTTACATTTGACATGTTGATCATCCGTATGTTTGATGTTATCAGTACCACGGTGGCACAAACTTTGGCCGCACCTCAGGTGGCCCCTACATCACAACCAGCTATGACTACGACGCCCCTCTTGATGAATATGGTGTGTGCACCATCACTTTTCTTCTTTTCTCAATGCATTGCAAGTTTATTTTGCAATGTGTAAATAATTAATAATCGCTTTTCTTGGCGCATCCAATTAGTTAATCTCGCCTGTGATCATTTACGATCTTTCAGGCAACATCAGGCAGCCAAAATATGGGCACCTCAAGGACCTCCACAATGTCCTGAAATCCATGGAGAAGATCTTGCTCCATGGCGACTACAAGGACACCAACATGAGCAGCACCAATGTCACGGTAACAAACATTAACAAAAATCCTACTAGCGTTTTTAATGGTATATTCACAACAAAATCGATTCATTTGGTTCATCAATATAAACACATAGGTGACCAAGTACACGCTGGACAACTCCTCCGCCTGCTTCATCAGCAACAAATTTGACGACAGGGAGGTCAACGTGACCCTCGACACAGGTGCCACCCACGTCGTGCCTGCATGGTCCGTGAGCATCCTGCCCGACTGCAAGACCGTCGCGTACAACAGCGCCAAGATCAAGACGCAGACTTCGGTGATGGTGAAGAGGCCGGAGGTGGAAACGGTGAGGGAGGGCCTGGCCTGGTCGTGGATGCCCGAGAACCTCCAGCCTTTCATGACTGATGAAAAGGGCAACTTCAGGAAGAACGAGCTGCTCGAGCAGATCGCCACGTCCGGCGACCAGAGCGACTACCTATGGTACAGGACAAGGTAATCAAAGATCGATGTAAATCATATCTAAGCAGATCATGTGTTAACTATATGCATTCGCATTTTTCTGAGACAAAACTACATACATAACATTTGTTGGGAAAAACAATGCACATAAAATTTAACAATTTAAATTAGTACGTTAATTGTTTCACACATTTGAAATTTAAACTAGTTCCTGATGCTCAAAATGTGCAGCTTTGAGCACAAGGGAGAAGCGAGCTACAAGTTGCACGTAAACACGACAGGGCATGAGCTTTACGCTTTCGTCAATGGCAAGCTTGTTGGTGAGTAACCCAAAATATGTTCTCTTCTCTCTCGTGCACTTTTATTAAAAAAATTGTGATGGCAAGCTGATTAAATTGATGAAGCTTGCTATTAATTGATTTGATTAACTTGCAGGGAAGCAGCACTCTCCTAATGGTGGATTCGTCTTCCAGATGGAGACGCCCGTGAAGCTCCACGCGGGGAAGAACTACATCTCCCTCCTCAGCGCCACCATCGGCCTCAAGAACTACGGCGCTCTGTTCGAGATGATGCCCGCCGGTATCGTGGGAGGCCCGGTGAAGCTCGTCGACACCGTCACCAACACCACCGCCTACGACCTCTCCAACAGCTCCTGGTCCTACAAGGCCGGCCTCGCCGGCGAGTACAGGGAGACCCACCTCGACAAGGCCGACGACCGCAGCCAATGGAGCGGAGGCCTCAACGGCACCATCCCGGTGCACCGCCCATTCACGTGGTACAAGGCCACGTTCGAGGCGCCCGCCGGCGAGGAGCCGGTCGTGGCGGACCTGCTCGGGCTCGGCAAGGGCGTGGTGTGGGTCAACGGCAACAACCTGGGCCGCTACTGGCCATCCTACGTCGCCGCTGACATGGGTGGCTGCAAGCAGTGCGACTACCGCGGCACGTTCAAGGCGGAGGGCGACGGGCTCAAGTGCCTCACCGGCTGCAACGAGCCGTCCCAGCGGTTCTACCACGTGCCACGGTCCTTCCTCAAGGCCGGCGAGCCCAACACGATGGTGCTGTtcgaggaggccggcggcgacccgaCTAGAGTGAACTTCCACaccgtggccgtgggcgcggcatGCGCCGAGGCCGCCGAGGTCGGCGACCAGGTGGCGCTGGCGTGCAGCCATGCCAGGACCATCTCGAGCGTGGACGTGGCCAGCCTCGGCGTGGCGCGCGGCAAGTGTGGCGCGTACGAGGGCGGCTGCGAGTCCAAGGCGGCGCTGGCGGCATTCACGGCGGCGTGCCTCGGCAAGGAGTCGTGCGCGGTGCGGCACACGGAGGAGTTCCGCGCCGGGTGTGACTCCGGCGTGCTCACCGTGCAGGCCACCTGCTGATCCACATGAATGAATAAATTAGTTAGTGTCGCTTAGGTTAAGTGTTAGCTAGCATCAGGATCTAGGTTATTTCGCGGCATATGTGTTAGGGGGCTAATTAGCCAAGAACAAAATGCATGGTTCAATTCATGTGATTTTTCAATGGATCGAGGTTAAATCAAGAATTTGTTGAGATGATATTGTGCTGCCCAGTTTtgctttggtgatgattttccgtTGGAGAAACAGTCACAGGATATATACACGGGCAATCTTTATTTCTTATCCGGTCTAGATAGCCTCATATCTAGATCGACTTCACAGATTAAATATCACCTATATGGTAAGCAATCCAAATTATTTGACTTCACAAATTTGGCAAATGGTGCCTCTTGCATTTTTTAGAAAAAAGTTACGACGTGCGAAAAATTTATGTGGCTCTAAGACGGCTGTTTTCAACTACGTCGACGACCTAACTGCTTTGAAAACTTTGGCGATAAGGGAGGCGCTGGCAGTGGTATGAATGGCTTCTGGTtgtatggtggtggttgatgctATCAAAGAAAGGAGCGCGGTGCAATATGGAGCAGTTGCACATGAAATCATAGGCTAGTGCTTTTATTTCTTGTTCTTTCAAACATGAGTATAGGACCTCAAATGTCGAGGCTCACAATCTCGTGAAACATTCACTTACTCAGTGTTGGTCTCCATACTTAGTTAGGTTATCCTGAAGATCTTTtgttcgtccctgtaaacattgacGCGCGCGGTAATAGAGTTTGCCTTAAAATATATATTATTATTCTGTACTTGTAAGTTCTATACTTCAGAGTTATACCAGACCAGGAGCATCTAGAGTTTTAGATCTCATATCTGCGGTGCAACGTACTAAACTTTTGCTACCTGGACGAATTCCATGTATCATTCCTATGCATGTGATAATGCAGCAGGGCGCTTGTGTTAATTATGGTATATGCCAATGGCACCTCACTTGGTACATGCATGTGTCATTCGCCAGTACGTATCACCAGGTAACACCCTCATATTCTTCTGTCACAGAGTTGGCAATAATACTGGCGATCGAGTTACACCTGGGGCGGAGCTTAACCGGCGACATGCCGCTCCACTTAATATAGTAAGTGGAGTCAGGCCGGTGCAAGTGCAGCAGCCCTAACGTGCGTCCACATGGATCCCTGCCGCCGGCCGGTGGAAGTCAAGGATGATTCCCATGTATTTCAGGCAAGGTGCCGGGCTCAATGCTATCGCTGGATGGCtattacctccgtcctggtttatttgtCCTCATTGTATTTTGTGACAAATTTTGATCGTAAATTTAACTAGCAAAATTGGCGCAAACCACAACGTGCACAAtgatcacaacaagtgtttttggCTTGATTTGTGGTTGGGGAATGATTCTCTCTATAGATTCTTTCAATATGTGTTCAACATTTGTGGCAATCCTAGTGCCCATGTAGACACCATGGGCTCTTACCTCATCCAAGATGGGATACATGCAGAGTTTGATAgagttcgttcaagattctttcttGATCCATCACAGAGGTAAGTTAAAAAAATGCCATATGGAACACTGGAGCGCCATTTGTTCCCCTGTCTTCACGCAAGGTCTAAGAATCACTAACTCGAAGCTCATGAATCAATGTATTTTGGCTAAGTGGTCTTGAAAAAAAAATCAATGGTCAAGCAGTTTGTGGTTAGAGATTATCAAAATGAAGTAGCAAAACATGGCGTGGGCAATAGTCACAACAAATGCTTTTGGCTTGTTGTTTGGGAATGATCCTCTCCATAGATCCTTTTGATATATGCTCTAGATCTGCGACAATCCTATGGACCTATGTAGCGGAATTTTTCTGCTATGACAATAGTTGACCTGGATTTTCTGATTCTTTGGGCCAAGGCGGCCCAGTAGAAGGAGCTCGAAGCAAGCCTCGCGTAGGTGTAGATGGTCACGGTAGAATACATGCTTTGAGATTCATGAGCTATTTTAGCAATTGTACAATACAACCCACCTGAAATCACCAACTATTTGTGTGAATATTTATAAATGATATTTGTGAAgtttttgaaatatgaaacattTGGACTTgtatgaaagtgggagcaattaggtagagtagctccgtgcagagcattgtaaacatagaaatttgcaaaatacatgctctgaatgtgacagactcgttgactaaacttctctcacaagcaaaacatgatcacaccttagtactctttgggtgttaatcacataacgatgagaactagattattaattctagtaaacccttttggtgttagtcacatggcgatgtgtactaatcacataaagatgtgaactattggtgttaaatcacatgacgatgtgaactagattattgactctagtgcaagtgggagactgaaggaaatataccctagaggcaacaataaagttgttgtttatatttccttatatcatgataaatttttattactcatgctagaattgtattaaccgaaacttagtacatgtgcgaataccgAAGACTTGTGACATACCTTAGTTTTAAATTGAATTCTTCCAAAACTTGGTTTGCCAAGTCATTTATTGGAATTATCATTTTCGTTTGATTTTTTCCCTAGTTATGTAGGTGGTAAAGTAATACTTTATCTAAGTAGTAATCTCGATTCCCACTAAGAACTGGAGCTACGTAAACCTTTCGAAAAATATTTTTGTCAATGAAAAATGTAATGTATGTTTCTTCTCCACCCTTCTACAGTGATTTTTTTTCAACGTTACATTAAACTTATTAAATGTCATATGTTTAAATCTCTACAAAAATGTGAGAAATAATGCCTCTAGGAATTTGAATATCTCAAAGACGTCAAATACCATATTCTTATACTTTCCCTGATCATCAAGTAAAAAGTAGGAGTGGCGATAACATAAATCGTTGTCATCTTAATTGCTTGAAGAGTACTATTGGAAGAAAAAAAAGCTGCTTCTTCATCTGTGTCTTCGAAAACCTTGATGTCACATCTCGTTCATAAACCTTGATGTCATTATTTCATAGTAACAACAGTCCACCACTTCCACCATCACTCTCATGCACTGCTCTTCTACTCAATTTTTCTTCTATAACTCTTCCCAAATGTGTTTCAGATGAAGAAATAACATATTTGAATATTTTTGTCCATGGACACGATGAACTACCCCGGCACTATCTAACTGTGGCACTTCAACTTCTTTCATACAGTGGTTCTTCTTTATCTGGGTCTTTCCTGGTGTTCCTTTCTGCTATTCTCCCCCACATGTTGGTATGGTGACTACTGTATATCCAATCAAATTTGATGCCCAATTGAAGTGGGTATTCAAAAAAAGGTGTTCTCTTAATTGATGCTTCGACCTAACTGAGAGTAGAACTTGTATGCATTCACAGACTGAGGCAACATGACCCACGTTGCCTCAGACTGTCGAGGCGACTATACACAGACTGCCGTAGAATTTGATTGCCCAAGTAGTAATCTTATTGTGTTTACAGCGCAAGCTATAGGAACTTCGTAAACAATGATCATGCTTATGGATGCAGTCGTATTTTAGGTTTTCCCTGCAACTACTGGTCTTGCTCGCATCTGCATTTCAGTCTTATGGTGGTTCATTATGCTTAAAACATCAGGAAAAATTTAGCAAGCAACCTATTGCTAGATGTGTTTGAGGTTTTGGTCACATTACTCTCACTGCGCAAAGGCCGAGTTTTACTCAATAAGAATACTGCATACAAGTCGATGTGTGTCGCACAAAGCGGCATAAACATAGTTTACAATCCATCAAGTTACATAAAAGATCTAACACGTGGCAGTTAGTTGACACTCTGCATACTTATATATCTTGCTAGGTTCAGTAATAGGTCGACGACCAAGAAACCGTCACCGACACCACGGCACCGTTGCTCAAATGGTATTCTCTCTCTTGGCTGCCATGAACTGCTGCCTTGAAAGGAATCGACAGCTTTCCCTCCATGAAGTCAACAAACAGTGTATCTTCAAACGGCACAGCTGCTATGAAGTACTGTGGATGTTTCCCAGCAGAGGTAACGAACCGATCACACTCACGCTGCTCGCCCATGAAGTCATAAAGGCTCTTCGAGATCGCCGTGTACCCACACATCTTCACCTCCATGCCTCCTGTAGGCACCTTCGTGAAATTCAACTCTATCGTCGCCTCGAGCGCTCTACGAAAGATGATAAAATCAAACATGGCCGCACCATTTGTATCATCCATTGTGCACTCAATTTCTGTGTCATATAGACAACGACTCTCAATGAGATCGGAACACCCATCGACTAGAGTGACATCTTCTATATCTCCCTTTATTCTGATATCAACTTCGATCAAGCATTCAAATGTCATGGACATGCCTCTTATCGGACTCATCAAAGGCAGGTAGTCGCTGGTCTGAATTTCGACAGGGAAAAGAATTAGCATGTCAAAATCTTTTCTTGATGGCAACATGTCAGAGATGTTGCACTATATAGCCAAGTTAGTTGAGACGTCAAATGAGATGCAACTTTTCAGAACAAATCAGCATGAATGTCTTAAAAATAATCCACATGTGCTTAATTTTATTTATCATCTCATCTAAGTTAAGCTTACCAAGGAAGTGTGCTGTGATGCATTCACATTTGAGGGCTTTCAGAGCCAAAAGAAGTGAACAGTGTGCATTTCTAAGTAAGATATGCTCACAAGTTCCAACTTTACTGTGAAGTGTTATGCTAATCTTGTACCATGATCAATGAATGTAAAAGCATTATATCCAAGAcaaacatacaaatttacttagattATGTAAAGAGTAAAATACACAACAAGTCCTAAAACTATTTGAGGGATGCCTAGTTAATCCTAATACTATGCACTTCTAGGTAGTTTGCTAAGTGTGTCACCCGCAGTCCTATCCGCGTTGTAACAGCTTTGACTTGCACATGTGGCAGGTTGACCACTGTCATGTGGCAGCTCGCCCCCGCCACCGGCAATCACCAGAGCATGCTGACCCGATTCCACCCACGTAGAGGAGCACCACAACGAGCCGGACAAATCCCATCACAGACTTGTTGTCCCACGTACCACAACGTTTCAATTGGAATGTTTGTCCCCGACATCAGATGTCGAGCCGCTGCCCTCCACCTCCACCATTGGTGAGTTCTAGCTCGATTAGTCTAGTGTGTGCCTTCCTCTCTGCTCCCTTGTTATTTCCCATTGGTCAACTTTATGGTGCCGCTGTTGTAGCTCTGCTTCCACATGCGATGCACATCACCGTGATCGATCCCCTTTGCTACCATGTTTCTTTGTCTTGTTTTTTTTTCTTGCTTTGTGCTATGCTATTAGCCTATGTACGAGAATTGCAAGTGTTTTGGTTAGTTGATGGCTAGATGACATCGACACAGGTGGAGAGGAGGCCCAGAGAGAGGAATAGATGATACGAGCAAAGATGAGGGGTAATAAAATTCAAAGAGAAGACCTTTCCAGGGGATTTTTGCAAAAGGTTGCCACATGGCAGTTGTCGACCTGCCACTTGTGCAAGT
Proteins encoded in this window:
- the LOC123071107 gene encoding beta-galactosidase 1 gives rise to the protein MERAPLLPLLLLLLAAAALGVSGTEVAYNDRALVIDGERRIVISGSIHYPRSTPEMWPDLIRKAKEGGLDAIETYVFWNGHEPRRREYNFEGSYDIVRFFKEIQDAGMYAILRIGPYICGEWNYGGLPAWLREISGMQFRMHNHPFEREMETFTTLIVDKLKEAKMFAGQGGPIILSQIENEYGNIMGKLNNNESASEYIHWCAAMANKQNVGVPWIMCQQDDDVPPNVINTCNGFYCHDWFPKRTDIPKMWTENWTGWFKAWDKPDFHRSAEDVAFSVAMFFQKRGSLQNYYMYHGGTNFGRTSGGPYITTSYDYDAPLDEYGNIRQPKYGHLKDLHNVLKSMEKILLHGDYKDTNMSSTNVTVTKYTLDNSSACFISNKFDDREVNVTLDTGATHVVPAWSVSILPDCKTVAYNSAKIKTQTSVMVKRPEVETVREGLAWSWMPENLQPFMTDEKGNFRKNELLEQIATSGDQSDYLWYRTSFEHKGEASYKLHVNTTGHELYAFVNGKLVGKQHSPNGGFVFQMETPVKLHAGKNYISLLSATIGLKNYGALFEMMPAGIVGGPVKLVDTVTNTTAYDLSNSSWSYKAGLAGEYRETHLDKADDRSQWSGGLNGTIPVHRPFTWYKATFEAPAGEEPVVADLLGLGKGVVWVNGNNLGRYWPSYVAADMGGCKQCDYRGTFKAEGDGLKCLTGCNEPSQRFYHVPRSFLKAGEPNTMVLFEEAGGDPTRVNFHTVAVGAACAEAAEVGDQVALACSHARTISSVDVASLGVARGKCGAYEGGCESKAALAAFTAACLGKESCAVRHTEEFRAGCDSGVLTVQATC